A genomic segment from Melanotaenia boesemani isolate fMelBoe1 chromosome 9, fMelBoe1.pri, whole genome shotgun sequence encodes:
- the socs9 gene encoding suppressor of cytokine signaling 9: MSLPKESGNRGKDRERGARPKVRQSRSEERRDTAGGRKGGKGKKKGLSSHEMLAERPVSDGFEYGELLNELEAGNQASFSPQKEVWRWQSLDAAAPLPGQDGVIARPGLGTVSSATDLPALSEADGRGSSSSRTLRQKIQDAMGQCFPIKTHSAAAPVPPPQAFSSSAACTSSRRKIHLSELMLDDCPFPVGSELAQKWYLIKQHTAPISQPPLLESPVVCNAPTSTMAAVVEDVDDRLRERRRISIEQGVEPPPNAEIHTFEVTAQINLLYKHGPKLAHGMNELTGTDSASTQQQQFLLQTQQQHQLLLQSCLDTLDEVVASASASVHTSDTASDPLVDAEVTGTSLTSRAILPQTEQQKFHDGYRIHTQIDYIHCLVPDLLQITNLPCYWGVMDRYEAETLLEGKPEGTFLLRDSAQEDYLFSVSFRRYGRSLHARIEQWNHNFSFDVHDPSVFHAPTVTGLLEHYKDPNSCMFFEPLLSNPLHRIQPFSLQCICRAVISSCTTYDGINMLPIPNALKKHLKEYHYKQRVRVRRMDTWWE, encoded by the coding sequence ATGTCATTACCAAAGGAGTCTGGAAACAGAGGGAAGGATCGAGAAAGGGGGGCCCGTCCCAAGGTGAGACAAAGCCGTTCAGAGGAGAGACGGGATACAGCTGGTGGTCGGAAGGGTGGAAAGGGGAAGAAGAAAGGCCTGTCCTCCCATGAAATGTTAGCTGAACGGCCTGTCAGTGATGGGTTTGAATACGGTGAACTGTTAAATGAATTGGAGGCTGGTAACCAAGCTTCCTTCTCCCCTCAAAAGGAGGTCTGGAGATGGCAAAGCTTGGATGCAGCAGCACCTTTACCAGGGCAAGATGGAGTTATAGCCAGGCCAGGTCTAGGAACAGTTAGCTCTGCCACAGATTTACCTGCTCTAAGTGAAGCAGATGGCAGAGGGTCATCCAGCAGTCGCACTCTCAGGCAGAAAATCCAAGATGCAATGGGGCAGTGTTTTCCAATAAAGACGCACAGTGCAGCAGCACCAGTTCCACCCCCACAGGCTTTTTCATCGTCAGCTGCCTGCACTTCCTCCAGGCGGAAGATTCATCTGAGTGAGCTGATGTTAGATGACTGCCCTTTTCCTGTAGGATCAGAACTGGCTCAGAAATGGTATCTCATTAAACAACACACAGCCCCTATTAGCCAGCCTCCCTTGCTAGAGTCTCCAGTAGTGTGCAACGCCCCAACTTCAACCATGGCTGCAGTGGTGGAGGATGTGGATGACAGGTTACGAGAGCGCAGGCGCATCAGCATCGAACAAGGTGTTGAACCACCACCAAATGCAGAGATCCACACATTTGAGGTGACAGCCCAAATTAACCTTCTCTACAAGCACGGCCCTAAGCTGGCTCATGGTATGAATGAGTTAACTGGGACAGACAGTGCCTCTACTcaacagcagcagtttcttctccaaacacaacagcagcacCAGCTCCTATTACAGAGCTGTTTGGATACTCTTGATGAGGTTGTGGCCTCAGCATCAGCCTCTGTCCACACCTCCGACACAGCCTCTGACCCTCTGGTCGACGCAGAGGTAACAGGGACCAGTCTGACCTCTAGAGCCATTCTTCCTCAGACTGAGCAACAGAAATTTCATGATGGCTACCGTATTCACACTCAGATTGATTACATTCACTGTTTAGTCCCAGACCTGCTGCAGATCACTAACCTCCCATGTTACTGGGGAGTCATGGACCGCTACGAGGCAGAAACGTTGCTGGAGGGAAAGCCTGAGGGCACCTTCCTCCTGCGTGACTCTGCCCAGGAAGACTACCTCTTCTCTGTTAGCTTCCGCCGCTACGGCCGCTCGCTACATGCACGCATCGAACAGTGGAACCACAATTTCAGCTTTGACGTTCATGACCCTAGTGTCTTCCACGCTCCCACAGTTACAGGACTGTTGGAGCACTACAAGGACCCCAACTCTTGCATGTTCTTTGAGCCCCTTCTGTCCAACCCCCTCCACCGCATACAGCCTTTTAGCTTGCAGTGCATCTGCAGAGCGGTCATAAGCAGCTGCACCACCTATGATGGTATAAACATGCTTCCCATTCCAAATGCTTTGAAAAAACACTTGAAAGAATACCACTATAAGCAGAGAGTGCGTGTACGGCGGATGGATACGTGGTGGGAATGA